In one Lycium barbarum isolate Lr01 chromosome 7, ASM1917538v2, whole genome shotgun sequence genomic region, the following are encoded:
- the LOC132601367 gene encoding uncharacterized protein LOC132601367 — MVTPTATATHTTPGASVPTTIENVGASGDGFTPFSVEPSHPYYFNPSDRPGTILVTSKFNGTGYGGWKRIMLIGLLCKNKLGHVNGTLSRPEENSPYYEPWCRANDMVLAWILNGLELEIRESVMYTEIAEKLWKDIERRYGQASGTKVHQIRKEISSISQGSSNIALYFSKMKKLWGELAYSITYPDLSCGCKEAFQKMEEEQRLHQFLVGLNEVY; from the coding sequence ATGGTTACGCCTACTGCCACGGCAACACATACAACTCCAGGAGCTAGTGTACCGACTACGATTGAGAATGTTGGTGCTTCTGGTGATGGGTTTACCCCATTTTCTGTTGAGCCTTCGCATCCTTACTATTTTAATCCATCCGATAGACCAGGTACTATTCTAGTTACCTCTAAGTTTAATGGTACTGGATATGGTGGTTGGAAGAGGATTATGTTGATAGGTCTTTTATGCAAGAATAAATTAGGGCATGTTAATGGAACCCTAAGTAGACCAGAAGAGAATTCTCCTTACTATGAACCTTGGTGTAGAGCAAATGATATGGTACTTGCTTGGATATTGAATGGATTAGAACTTGAGATTAGAGAGAGTGTAATGTACACAGAAATTGCAGAGAAGTTGTGGAAAGATATTGAAAGAAGATATGGACAAGCAAGTGGAACTAAGGTTCATCAAATAAGAAAAGAGATTTCCTCTATTTCACAGGGATCTTCAAACATTGCTTTGTACTTCTCTAAAATGAAGAAATTATGGGGTGAACTTGCATACTCAATTACTTACCCTGATTTGTCATGTGGTTGTAAGGAAGCTTTTcagaaaatggaagaagaacaAAGACTACATCAGTTTTTAGTGGGTTTAAATGAAGTCTATTAA